In one Anabrus simplex isolate iqAnaSimp1 chromosome 9, ASM4041472v1, whole genome shotgun sequence genomic region, the following are encoded:
- the IFT43 gene encoding intraflagellar transport protein 43 homolog isoform X2: MGSQNDDIGSPDDLIDSPTYTGSSQLSSGLKSPIKSPDGSLPTAPPRSRRTGGWADEAIKSGKKRNASSNLIEQERFRSPETIDNDFDDDIPVIPDLDEMAAAEASAEIAYAPSIAVNRVATYQELDSDLFKHPAFATLDDVNLQLLTKCLNLEGDLIEEDQCWTWDLLFTNVSSELHSEWEAEVSEKEVQAS, encoded by the exons ATGGGCTCTCAGAATGATGATATAGGTTCTCCAGATGATTTGATTGACAGTCCTACTTATACTGGTAGCAGTCAGCTGTCATCTGGATTAAAGAGCCCCATAAAG TCTCCAGATGGTAGCTTGCCAACTGCTCCCCCAAGATCCAGACGGACTGGTGGCTGGGCTGATGAAGCTATTAAATCAGGGAA GAAACGGAATGCCAGCAGTAACCTAATTGAACA AGAGAGGTTTCGGTCTCCAGAGACGATTGACAATGATTTTGATGATG ATATTCCTGTAATCCCTGATTTAGATGAAATGGCAGCAGCAGAGGCCTCAGCTGAAATAGCATATGCTCCCTC GATTGCAGTGAACAGGGTGGCAACCTACCAAGAACTAGACTCAGATCTTTTTAAGCACCCAGCATTTGCTACATTGGATGATGTGAACTTGCAGCTCTTGACAAAATGTCTCAACCTAGAAGGAGATTTGATCGAG GAGGATCAGTGCTGGACATGGGACCTCTTATTTACCAATGTTTCATCTGAACTACACAGTGAATGGGAAGCTGAGGTTAGCGAGAAGGAGGTCCAGGCCAGCTGA
- the IFT43 gene encoding intraflagellar transport protein 43 homolog isoform X1, translated as MDSDEELDFALGSKAKPRRGRRRNVMGSQNDDIGSPDDLIDSPTYTGSSQLSSGLKSPIKSPDGSLPTAPPRSRRTGGWADEAIKSGKKRNASSNLIEQERFRSPETIDNDFDDDIPVIPDLDEMAAAEASAEIAYAPSIAVNRVATYQELDSDLFKHPAFATLDDVNLQLLTKCLNLEGDLIEEDQCWTWDLLFTNVSSELHSEWEAEVSEKEVQAS; from the exons ATGGATTCTGACGAGGAACTTGATTTTGCTCTTGGAAGCAAA GCTAAACCCAGGAGAGGTCGCAGGAGGAACGTAATGGGCTCTCAGAATGATGATATAGGTTCTCCAGATGATTTGATTGACAGTCCTACTTATACTGGTAGCAGTCAGCTGTCATCTGGATTAAAGAGCCCCATAAAG TCTCCAGATGGTAGCTTGCCAACTGCTCCCCCAAGATCCAGACGGACTGGTGGCTGGGCTGATGAAGCTATTAAATCAGGGAA GAAACGGAATGCCAGCAGTAACCTAATTGAACA AGAGAGGTTTCGGTCTCCAGAGACGATTGACAATGATTTTGATGATG ATATTCCTGTAATCCCTGATTTAGATGAAATGGCAGCAGCAGAGGCCTCAGCTGAAATAGCATATGCTCCCTC GATTGCAGTGAACAGGGTGGCAACCTACCAAGAACTAGACTCAGATCTTTTTAAGCACCCAGCATTTGCTACATTGGATGATGTGAACTTGCAGCTCTTGACAAAATGTCTCAACCTAGAAGGAGATTTGATCGAG GAGGATCAGTGCTGGACATGGGACCTCTTATTTACCAATGTTTCATCTGAACTACACAGTGAATGGGAAGCTGAGGTTAGCGAGAAGGAGGTCCAGGCCAGCTGA